A single region of the Parasphingorhabdus litoris DSM 22379 genome encodes:
- a CDS encoding Tim44/TimA family putative adaptor protein, giving the protein MVAAFLGLRLYSVLGKRTGHEQEHTPRNIENGLDKRAQDRSVRDDQRDSPIPDIVPASPAPAPQPTMIYDAAAESGMRAIINADRNFDAGRFIEGAKAAYGMILEAFWTADREQLKELCDDDVYESFIAAIEAREKNGEVLENRLVRIEEARIVDADYERRMARITVRFDADIVAVVKDKDDKLIGGSLTDAVDTHDVWTFMRDLSSADPNWILDETDEA; this is encoded by the coding sequence ATGGTAGCTGCCTTTTTGGGCCTGCGCCTCTATTCCGTCTTGGGAAAGCGCACTGGTCATGAGCAGGAGCATACCCCCCGAAACATAGAGAATGGCTTGGATAAGCGGGCTCAGGACCGGTCTGTGCGTGACGACCAAAGGGATAGCCCTATTCCTGATATCGTGCCTGCTTCGCCAGCGCCGGCACCACAACCGACGATGATCTACGACGCGGCTGCCGAATCGGGTATGCGCGCGATCATCAATGCCGACCGCAATTTTGATGCTGGCCGCTTCATCGAGGGCGCGAAGGCTGCCTATGGCATGATTTTGGAAGCGTTCTGGACCGCTGATCGTGAACAGTTGAAAGAGCTGTGCGACGATGATGTTTATGAAAGCTTTATCGCAGCGATAGAAGCGCGTGAAAAAAATGGTGAGGTTCTTGAAAACCGTTTGGTGCGGATCGAAGAAGCGCGGATTGTCGATGCTGATTATGAACGCCGGATGGCGCGAATCACCGTGCGCTTTGACGCGGACATTGTCGCCGTTGTGAAAGACAAGGATGACAAGTTGATCGGCGGATCGCTCACCGATGCTGTTGATACCCATGACGTCTGGACTTTCATGCGTGATCTTTCCAGCGCTGATCCAAACTGGATTCTCGACGAGACCGATGAAGCTTAG
- the secB gene encoding protein-export chaperone SecB: protein MADENDNITTPDPAANGADNQPQIGVISQYVKDLSVESPNAPDVYQWETQPQIDVQFNIGAKPVSDEVNEVELKIDVVAKADQGIAFQIELLYCGLFGLRNISDEQAHPFLFAEAPRLLFPFARAIIADAVRDAGFQPLMLEPIDFTALYMQQREQQAAMQSGEQPVGNA from the coding sequence ATGGCTGACGAAAATGACAATATCACGACACCGGATCCGGCGGCCAATGGCGCGGATAATCAGCCGCAAATTGGCGTTATCTCACAATATGTGAAAGATCTATCAGTCGAAAGCCCCAATGCCCCTGATGTTTATCAATGGGAAACCCAGCCACAGATTGATGTGCAGTTCAACATTGGGGCCAAGCCTGTTTCGGACGAAGTGAATGAAGTCGAACTGAAAATCGATGTCGTCGCCAAGGCCGACCAAGGCATCGCTTTTCAGATCGAACTGCTTTATTGTGGCCTCTTCGGCTTGCGGAACATCTCCGATGAGCAAGCACATCCGTTTTTGTTCGCTGAAGCCCCGCGTCTGCTCTTCCCCTTTGCGCGTGCCATCATTGCCGACGCCGTCCGCGATGCCGGATTCCAACCGCTGATGCTTGAGCCAATTGATTTCACTGCTCTGTATATGCAGCAGCGTGAACAACAGGCTGCCATGCAGTCCGGAGAACAACCGGTTGGTAACGCCTGA